The following proteins are encoded in a genomic region of Musa acuminata AAA Group cultivar baxijiao chromosome BXJ2-11, Cavendish_Baxijiao_AAA, whole genome shotgun sequence:
- the LOC135626182 gene encoding uncharacterized protein LOC135626182: protein MGCFLACFGDVKDRKRRRSPKKSLPLERVHERYRLSRSNVSRKQITPMPLMPKVSPPNLPVDTVTDTLLQLKCHDLIQENLAQGSFRRTRKKVTFDLNVQTHEYVLGDEGPKCPSEDDEATEVIDEERKPHKGQDKSFTKFGSFPSNHRYQNCGSSDDDEGVSEEDEEDDEDSDIDEEEDNEDGDEEGSYDFLFSLANDDEPQGVQEANSSSSSPDRRPILLARGNTRDRRQYVHSVLNPVENVSQWKEVKVRAAPAKKNSTKENVGAEKENQMEPMVKVKKPTKQEVSVEASLSSWLSWSENSTVEGPELSNSRDWPNFSWFSQEERRPVLGDVKQASVASSPGRFPSRSTEEIPILGTVAVYRNCKNHGDEHTGIQNTISKYGEIY, encoded by the exons ATGGGTTGCTTTCTTGCCTGCTTCGGAGATGTCAAGGATCGAAAGCGGCGTCGATCGCCTAAGAAGTCGCTTCCGCTTGAGAGG GTGCACGAAAGGTACAGACTTTCGCGTTCGAATGTTTCCCGGAAGCAGATCACGCCGATGCCCCTCATGCCGAAGGTTTCGCCGCCGAATCTTCCGGTGGATACAGTAACTGACACTCTTCTGCAGCTGAAGTGCCACGATTTAATCCA GGAGAATCTTGCGCAGGGGAGCTTCAGGCGAACCAGGAAGAAGGTTACGTTCGATTTGAACGTCCAAACGCATGAGTATGTATTAGGCGATGAAGGTCCTAAGTGTCCATCGGAAGATGACGAAGCGACCGAAGTTATAGACGAGGAGAGGAAGCCACATAAAGGGCAAGAtaaatcttttaccaagtttggaTCTTTCCCCTCTAACCATAGGTATCAGAACTGTGGAAGCAGCGATGATGACGAAGGCGTCAgcgaagaagatgaagaggacgACGAGGATAGTGATATCGATGAGGAAGAGGATAACGAGGATGGAGATGAGGAAGGGTCATATGATTTCCTCTTTTCTTTGGCAAACGACGATGAGCCGCAAGGTGTTCAAGAAGCGAatagctcctcctcctcccctgatAGGCGGCCGATCCTTTTGGCAAGAGGCAACACACGCGATAGGAGACAGTATGTGCACTCAGTACTGAACCCTGTAGAAAACGTGTCGCAGTGGAAGGAAGTCAAGGTACGTGCGGCACCAGCGAAGAAGAATTCCACGAAAGAAAACGTTGGCGCAGAGAAGGAGAACCAAATGGAGCCCATGGTCAAAGTCAAGAAGCCTACCAAACAGGAGGTCTCAGTGGAAGCCAGCCTCTCGAGCTGGTTGTCCTGGTCGGAGAATTCGACTGTGGAAGGGCCTGAGTTGAGCAATTCACGTGATTGGCCGAACTTCTCATGGTTTAGCCAAGAGGAACGACGGCCTGTTTTGGGCGACGTTAAGCAAGCATCAGTTGCATCTTCGCCTGGGAGGTTCCCCAGCAGGAGCACGGAGGAGATTCCAATCTTGGGTACTGTGGCTGTGTACCGGAACTGTAAGAACCACGGAGATGAGCACACAGGCATTCAAAATACCATCAGCAAGTACGGAGAGATATACTGA
- the LOC103970239 gene encoding cyanate hydratase, translating into MRRTKRSKPYRPKPKILSRRTLEMENGSGNGTTAEGAVVGRLMAAKRQSGKNYSQIAAETGLTNVYVAQLLRRQAQLKPGTADALRAAIPALTDDLVAEMMAPPFRSFRPDLVHEPAVYRLNEAVMHFGESIKEIINEEFGDGIMSAIDFYCSVDKVKGVDGKDRVVVTFDGKYLPFSEQKSEHMVSKLKH; encoded by the exons ATGCGGCGAACAAAGAGAAGCAAGCCCTACCGACCGAAGCCCAAGATACTTTCACGGCGAACTCTCGAGATGGAGAACGGCAGCGGCAACGGGACCACGGCGGAGGGGGCGGTGGTAGGGCGGCTGATGGCGGCGAAGAGGCAATCGGGAAAGAACTACTCGCAGATAGCGGCCGAGACGGGGCTCACCAACGTCTACGTCGCCCAGCTGCTCCGCCGCCAGGCCCAGCTCAAGCCCGGCACCGCCGACGCCCTCCGCGCCGCCATCCCCGCCCTCACCGACGACCTCGTCGCCGAGATGATGGCCCCGCCCTTTCGCTCCTTCCGCCCCGACCTCGTTCACGAGCCCGCCGTCTACCG ATTAAATGAAGCTGTTATGCATTTTGGAGAAAGTATCAAAGAGATCATCAATGAGGAATTCGGTGATGGCAT TATGTCAGCTATAGACTTCTACTGTTCAGTTGACAAAGTCAAGGGTGTTGATGGAAAAGACCGAGTGGTTGTTACTTTTGATGGCAAGTATCTGCCTTTCAGTGAGCAG aAATCTGAACACATGGTTTCCAAGTTGAAACATTGA